The [Eubacterium] siraeum genome contains a region encoding:
- a CDS encoding flagellar biosynthetic protein FliR, with product MTLSDVWDMILNNFLGFLLIMCRVSGIFSFNPIFSRSNFPVRLRAGTTIALAVLFASSMGNIKYEPTGIFMMLFDMMKELGLGLILGFMVNLILAVTISAGELIDYQTGLSMARAMDPATGVSMPLFANVYYYMFILYFFLTNGHLSYIKLFHISYETLPIGFSGFTADVPWALVTYFSTVLTLAVKLAAPIIAIEFITEICLGVLMKAVPSIHIFALNIQLKVLIGLAAVLIMAQPMSDFIEKLMGIMWQNLYGLLGMMGS from the coding sequence ATGACGCTAAGCGATGTGTGGGATATGATCCTGAATAATTTTCTCGGCTTTCTGCTGATAATGTGCAGGGTGTCGGGAATATTCAGCTTTAACCCTATATTCAGCCGTTCAAATTTTCCCGTAAGGCTGAGGGCAGGCACAACGATAGCACTTGCTGTACTGTTTGCCTCGTCCATGGGGAATATAAAATATGAGCCGACCGGCATATTCATGATGCTGTTCGATATGATGAAGGAGCTGGGGCTGGGGCTTATACTCGGCTTTATGGTGAATCTCATACTGGCGGTGACTATTTCCGCAGGTGAGCTTATCGACTATCAGACGGGTCTTTCTATGGCAAGAGCGATGGATCCTGCGACCGGTGTGTCGATGCCCCTTTTTGCAAACGTTTATTACTATATGTTCATTCTGTATTTCTTTCTGACGAATGGACACTTGTCATATATAAAGCTGTTTCATATATCGTATGAAACGCTTCCGATAGGATTTTCGGGGTTCACTGCGGACGTGCCGTGGGCATTGGTGACGTACTTTTCAACCGTGCTTACGCTGGCGGTAAAGCTCGCCGCACCGATTATCGCTATCGAGTTTATCACCGAAATATGTCTTGGCGTGCTGATGAAGGCTGTACCGTCAATTCATATCTTTGCGCTGAACATTCAGCTTAAGGTGCTTATCGGTCTTGCGGCGGTGCTGATAATGGCTCAGCCTATGTCGGACTTCATCGAAAAGCTGATGGGCATTATGTGGCAGAACCTTTACGGTCTGCTCGGCATGATGGGTTCTTAG
- the flhB gene encoding flagellar biosynthesis protein FlhB has product MAGEEKTEKATPKKRKDTRKKGEVLQSKEVAVAVFVVGIFAFLAIFGNYMFQMLLNFMEQSMSSIDKTGNTVEFAMSVFWKVAIICICTVGPILAVGVVLSVLPVIVQTKGLFSMEAMKPKFSRLNPFTGIKRLFSMQALVGLVKGLIEIIVVVAILYFQVMDRINEFKKLIDTDVIKIVAYISETAMSLIVTIFVMLVFVAAADYVFQWWSFEKKLKMSKQEVKDEYKQLEGDPQIKGKIKRKQQEMAQQRMMQEVPSADVVVRNPTHYAVALKYDRKTAYRAPVVVAKGTDALALRIVAVAQEHNVYITENRPLARGLYEAVDIGQEIPREFYTAVAEVLAMVYEEQHKRL; this is encoded by the coding sequence ATGGCAGGCGAAGAAAAAACCGAAAAAGCCACCCCGAAAAAGCGTAAGGATACCAGAAAAAAGGGCGAGGTACTGCAGAGCAAGGAAGTTGCGGTTGCGGTTTTCGTGGTGGGAATATTCGCATTTCTTGCGATATTCGGAAACTATATGTTCCAGATGCTTTTAAACTTTATGGAGCAGTCGATGTCATCTATTGACAAGACGGGCAATACCGTAGAGTTTGCGATGAGCGTATTCTGGAAGGTGGCTATAATCTGCATTTGTACCGTAGGTCCGATACTGGCGGTAGGGGTTGTACTGAGCGTACTGCCCGTAATCGTTCAGACAAAGGGACTTTTCAGTATGGAGGCGATGAAGCCGAAATTCAGCAGATTGAATCCGTTTACGGGTATCAAGCGGTTGTTTTCGATGCAGGCGCTTGTAGGGCTTGTGAAGGGACTTATCGAGATAATCGTAGTAGTCGCTATACTGTACTTTCAGGTAATGGACAGAATAAACGAGTTCAAAAAGCTGATAGATACAGATGTAATAAAGATAGTTGCATATATAAGCGAAACGGCGATGAGCCTTATTGTAACGATATTCGTTATGCTTGTATTTGTGGCGGCGGCAGACTATGTTTTCCAGTGGTGGTCATTTGAGAAAAAGCTCAAGATGTCAAAGCAGGAGGTCAAGGACGAGTACAAACAGCTCGAAGGTGACCCACAGATAAAGGGCAAGATAAAGCGTAAACAGCAGGAAATGGCACAACAGCGTATGATGCAGGAAGTGCCGTCCGCAGATGTGGTTGTCCGTAACCCTACTCACTATGCGGTTGCTCTTAAATATGACCGCAAGACAGCCTACAGAGCGCCTGTTGTCGTGGCAAAGGGTACAGATGCACTGGCACTGAGGATAGTTGCAGTGGCGCAGGAGCATAATGTATATATCACTGAAAACCGTCCGCTCGCAAGAGGGCTTTACGAGGCGGTAGACATAGGTCAGGAGATACCGAGAGAGTTTTACACTGCGGTGGCAGAGGTGCTGGCGATGGTATATGAGGAGCAGCATAAGCGGCTGTGA
- the fliM gene encoding flagellar motor switch protein FliM codes for MADTLTQEQIDAMLSSVLSGGDTASLDTHEEKEEIKEYDFRTPKKFTKEQIKILERIFENYSRHLSSYITGLLRLYCKVSLASIEEQKYFEFSNALPDYTIMGIVDLGIEDDDIEESNAILQLSNSLTFTMIDRMLGGRGTYQDTDRDFTEIEINVMRGIVERFTSLMSQAWDGYVDTNPKLESIETNSRVISAADADETMIIVAMEVTVNDSKSIVSFCMSAITMDQIMKKFSAKFSSGKRAGSPTKETERKENLMSTLSQSELTVTAVLDDTMLTLRDVLNLQVNDIIPLNKPITDNVQLKVGSTCWFDGKLGTLNGKKAFRIDNILKN; via the coding sequence TTGGCTGATACCCTTACGCAAGAACAAATAGACGCAATGCTGTCAAGCGTACTTTCGGGCGGAGATACCGCATCACTTGACACGCACGAAGAAAAGGAAGAAATCAAGGAGTACGACTTCCGTACTCCGAAGAAGTTCACTAAGGAACAGATAAAGATACTTGAGAGGATATTCGAGAATTATTCAAGGCATCTTTCATCTTACATAACGGGTCTGTTAAGGCTGTACTGCAAGGTTTCGCTTGCAAGCATAGAGGAACAGAAGTATTTTGAGTTCAGCAACGCTCTTCCGGATTATACGATAATGGGTATTGTCGATCTCGGCATAGAGGACGATGATATTGAGGAAAGCAATGCGATTTTACAGCTGTCAAACTCGCTCACCTTTACAATGATCGACCGTATGCTCGGCGGCAGAGGCACATATCAGGATACCGACAGAGATTTTACGGAAATAGAGATAAACGTAATGCGTGGCATTGTTGAACGCTTTACCTCGCTTATGTCGCAGGCGTGGGACGGATATGTTGATACCAATCCAAAGCTGGAATCAATAGAAACAAACTCAAGGGTAATATCCGCCGCAGACGCCGACGAAACAATGATTATCGTTGCGATGGAGGTAACGGTAAACGATTCAAAATCCATAGTGTCGTTCTGTATGTCGGCAATTACTATGGATCAGATAATGAAGAAATTCTCGGCTAAGTTCAGCTCGGGCAAAAGGGCAGGAAGTCCCACTAAGGAAACGGAGCGTAAGGAAAACCTTATGTCAACGCTTTCGCAGTCGGAGCTTACTGTTACGGCGGTGCTTGACGATACAATGCTCACGCTCCGTGACGTTCTGAATCTGCAGGTAAATGACATAATACCGCTGAACAAGCCGATTACCGACAACGTACAGCTTAAAGTGGGAAGCACCTGCTGGTTTGACGGAAAGCTCGGTACACTGAACGGAAAGAAAGCGTTCAGGATTGATAATATACTAAAGAATTGA
- the fliQ gene encoding flagellar biosynthesis protein FliQ yields the protein MKGGLDLTQDIAMEVFTAALVLALKLGLPVLIAAVVIGLIIAILQAATQVHEQTLSFAPKAIVVAIVLLLFGPWMMNSCIEFFNYIFGLMATVGAT from the coding sequence TTGAAGGGAGGGCTTGATCTGACACAGGATATAGCAATGGAGGTCTTTACCGCCGCACTTGTTCTTGCGCTTAAATTAGGCCTCCCTGTTTTAATAGCCGCAGTTGTGATAGGTCTTATCATAGCGATATTACAGGCGGCAACGCAGGTACACGAGCAGACGCTCTCGTTTGCTCCTAAAGCCATAGTGGTTGCAATCGTACTGCTGTTGTTCGGCCCGTGGATGATGAACAGCTGTATAGAGTTCTTCAACTACATATTCGGTCTTATGGCAACGGTTGGTGCAACATGA
- the flhA gene encoding flagellar biosynthesis protein FlhA — MVKKMMTNVFAVFVIFIVLAIIIPLPTPILDFLLIINIGLSLVILLMTMYIKKALEFSIFPTILLLTTVFRLSLNVSTTRGILSNGYAGEVVKTFGEFVMGGDAIVGFIIFVIIVIVNFLVITKGSERVSEVAARFTLDAMPGKQMAIDADLNTGAITDEEAKIRRAEVQRESDFFGAMDGATKFVKGDAIISIITALINLIGGAVLGMMHGQDINSVLSTYSLATVGDGLCSQIPALMISVATGMVVTRAASTDSFNADIKRQFTSQPNVMMIAGIVIAALMVIPGFPKLILLGVGAALFIFGWRLSKSKAKKEAALAAQAERETLAKMQDQPTSDNDYYRDIDNVFKLLNVEQIEMEFGYSLLHLVDEKSGGHFIDRVVMFRKQFAMDMGMVIPSVRMTDNPEINPNQYVIKIKGEEVARGEILSDHYLALDNGDVVNPVDGIDTVEPAFGIPAKWISADKKVMADVAGYTLIDPVSVMITHLSEVIKQHCSELLSRQDVKTMVDNIKQTNPTLIDDLIPGTISLGYLEKVLCLLLREGVPIRDMETILETLGDHAGALKDIDIVTEYVRQALKRTITRRFAEANSLRVITVDPKVEDTIVASVKKSEAGSYLAMDPDLIQKIVNITSGEIDKVKDVIPNIIILTSPIVRIYFKKLIDQFIPNITVLSYSEIDNTAQIQAIGNIAM, encoded by the coding sequence ATGGTTAAAAAGATGATGACGAATGTTTTTGCGGTATTCGTTATTTTTATCGTGCTTGCGATTATCATTCCTCTGCCGACTCCGATACTGGACTTTCTTCTGATAATAAATATAGGACTTTCTCTCGTCATACTCCTTATGACGATGTACATAAAAAAAGCGCTTGAATTTTCGATATTCCCGACTATACTTCTTCTGACAACGGTTTTCCGACTGTCGCTGAACGTATCGACTACACGAGGAATACTTTCAAACGGCTATGCGGGCGAGGTCGTAAAGACGTTCGGTGAATTCGTAATGGGCGGTGACGCTATTGTCGGATTTATCATATTCGTAATCATAGTAATAGTAAACTTCCTTGTTATCACCAAGGGTTCTGAGCGTGTATCTGAAGTTGCCGCAAGATTTACCCTTGACGCTATGCCCGGTAAGCAGATGGCTATTGATGCTGACCTTAATACAGGCGCAATAACCGATGAAGAGGCAAAGATACGCCGTGCGGAAGTACAGCGTGAAAGCGACTTCTTCGGCGCAATGGACGGTGCTACGAAGTTTGTAAAGGGCGATGCGATAATTTCTATCATCACGGCGCTCATAAACCTTATCGGCGGTGCGGTACTGGGTATGATGCACGGGCAGGATATAAACTCTGTGCTTTCCACCTACTCGCTGGCAACGGTCGGTGACGGTCTTTGCTCGCAGATTCCTGCACTTATGATCTCTGTTGCTACAGGTATGGTAGTTACCCGTGCGGCAAGCACAGACAGCTTCAATGCCGATATTAAAAGGCAGTTTACCTCTCAGCCTAACGTAATGATGATAGCCGGCATTGTTATTGCCGCTCTTATGGTTATCCCCGGCTTCCCGAAGCTGATACTTCTCGGTGTCGGTGCGGCACTGTTTATATTCGGTTGGAGATTGTCAAAATCGAAGGCGAAGAAAGAGGCGGCTCTTGCCGCTCAGGCTGAACGTGAAACGCTTGCAAAGATGCAGGATCAGCCGACCTCAGACAATGACTATTACAGGGATATTGACAATGTATTCAAGCTGCTGAATGTTGAACAGATAGAGATGGAGTTCGGCTACAGCCTTCTGCATCTTGTAGACGAAAAGAGCGGCGGTCATTTTATCGACCGTGTGGTAATGTTCCGTAAGCAGTTTGCGATGGATATGGGTATGGTAATACCGTCGGTACGAATGACGGACAACCCCGAAATAAATCCGAACCAGTATGTTATAAAGATAAAGGGCGAGGAGGTCGCAAGAGGAGAAATTCTTTCCGACCACTATTTAGCGCTTGACAACGGAGATGTGGTAAACCCTGTTGACGGCATAGACACCGTTGAGCCTGCGTTCGGTATCCCTGCAAAGTGGATAAGCGCAGACAAGAAGGTAATGGCTGACGTTGCGGGATATACGCTTATCGACCCTGTGTCCGTAATGATAACTCATCTGTCAGAGGTCATCAAGCAGCACTGCAGTGAGCTTTTGTCACGTCAGGACGTAAAGACGATGGTGGACAACATAAAGCAGACCAACCCAACTCTTATCGACGACCTTATACCCGGCACTATCTCTCTCGGTTATCTCGAAAAGGTGCTTTGCCTGCTTCTGCGTGAGGGCGTTCCGATAAGGGATATGGAAACTATCCTCGAAACGCTTGGCGACCACGCAGGTGCGCTTAAGGACATTGATATTGTAACGGAATATGTAAGACAGGCGCTCAAGCGTACCATAACAAGACGCTTTGCGGAGGCAAACTCGCTGAGAGTAATTACCGTTGACCCGAAGGTCGAGGATACGATAGTGGCAAGCGTAAAGAAATCCGAAGCAGGAAGCTATCTTGCGATGGATCCCGACCTGATACAGAAGATCGTCAACATAACAAGCGGAGAAATAGACAAGGTAAAGGATGTTATACCGAATATAATCATACTGACCTCTCCGATAGTAAGAATATATTTCAAGAAACTGATAGACCAGTTCATACCGAATATAACGGTGCTGTCCTACAGCGAAATCGACAATACGGCGCAGATACAGGCTATAGGCAATATAGCGATGTAA
- a CDS encoding flagellar hook-basal body protein produces the protein MQRAFYNLTQSMLNHQRSLDAISNNLTNINTAGYKKDEIRMNTFQEELILVSNRRKTSGKFVQTYVDTSKSNLEQSSFEFTESPFDIGIQGNVYFNIQGTNGNVYQTRCGQFELDGEGYLCLNDSGRVLGQNGEIYIGNDDFIVDNEGNILNENGEVIERLRLSYIPENADVTKVGNNLFSYDGNMTIPEGEKYDIIQGCFEKSNVDANKEITSLMETQRLFEASSAVLKYMDTINGRAASEIIKL, from the coding sequence TTGCAGAGAGCATTTTACAATCTGACGCAATCCATGCTTAACCACCAGAGGTCGCTTGACGCTATCTCAAACAATCTTACGAATATCAACACGGCGGGCTACAAGAAGGACGAGATAAGAATGAACACCTTTCAGGAGGAGCTTATACTTGTCAGCAACCGCAGAAAGACAAGCGGCAAATTCGTGCAGACGTATGTTGATACAAGCAAGAGCAACCTTGAGCAGAGCAGTTTTGAGTTTACCGAAAGCCCGTTTGATATAGGTATTCAGGGAAACGTGTATTTCAATATACAGGGTACTAACGGAAATGTATATCAGACAAGGTGCGGTCAGTTTGAGCTTGACGGAGAAGGCTATTTATGCCTTAACGACAGCGGACGTGTACTCGGTCAGAACGGCGAGATATATATCGGAAACGATGATTTCATTGTTGACAACGAGGGTAATATCCTGAACGAAAACGGCGAGGTAATAGAAAGGCTGAGGCTCAGCTACATACCCGAAAACGCAGACGTTACAAAGGTAGGAAACAACCTGTTTTCTTATGACGGGAATATGACGATACCCGAAGGCGAGAAGTATGATATTATCCAGGGCTGTTTTGAAAAGTCAAACGTTGACGCAAACAAGGAGATTACTTCTCTTATGGAAACGCAGAGATTATTTGAAGCAAGCAGTGCTGTGCTGAAGTATATGGATACTATCAACGGCAGAGCGGCAAGCGAGATAATCAAGCTGTAA
- the fliP gene encoding flagellar type III secretion system pore protein FliP (The bacterial flagellar biogenesis protein FliP forms a type III secretion system (T3SS)-type pore required for flagellar assembly.) — MTRAFGLTIRKMFIDNKRIFIRFIVSLTVCIALIGVLCSVTAFAADNNASGNAGTTTSISDTASANTSGGTQSADSSVMKNLIGVDGSQSLEVILLVTVLSLAPSLLVMMTSFARIIICFSFLRTAMQTQSTPPNMVLTGLSLFLTIFIMWPVFSEINETAYQPYAAGEMTMEQAIDAAGKPLKTFMLKQTTNDDMKFFLDLKGQSMSDVTGGATDNITLENYSEKLGFETVIPAFIVSELKRAFQMGFLIFIPFLVIDLVVSSTLMAMGMMMLPPAMISLPFKIILFVLVDGWQLMVGTIVNSYNL, encoded by the coding sequence ATGACAAGAGCTTTTGGTCTTACGATTAGAAAAATGTTTATCGACAACAAGCGGATTTTTATCCGCTTTATCGTGTCTTTAACGGTATGTATCGCACTTATCGGTGTGCTGTGCAGTGTAACGGCATTTGCGGCGGATAACAATGCGTCAGGCAACGCAGGTACGACAACAAGTATCAGCGATACTGCTTCGGCAAACACCTCGGGCGGTACGCAGTCGGCGGATTCGTCGGTGATGAAGAATCTTATCGGGGTAGACGGCTCGCAGTCGCTTGAGGTAATACTGCTTGTGACTGTGCTTTCGCTTGCGCCGTCACTGCTTGTGATGATGACCTCGTTTGCGAGAATCATTATCTGCTTCAGCTTTCTGAGAACGGCAATGCAGACGCAGTCCACGCCGCCTAATATGGTGCTTACGGGATTGTCGCTTTTCCTTACGATATTCATAATGTGGCCTGTTTTCTCGGAGATAAACGAAACGGCGTATCAGCCGTATGCGGCAGGCGAGATGACAATGGAACAGGCTATTGACGCCGCAGGAAAGCCGCTCAAGACTTTTATGCTCAAGCAGACCACGAATGACGATATGAAGTTTTTCCTGGATTTAAAGGGTCAGAGCATGAGCGATGTCACAGGCGGTGCGACAGACAATATAACACTTGAAAACTACAGCGAGAAGCTGGGCTTTGAAACAGTAATTCCCGCTTTTATAGTAAGCGAGCTGAAACGTGCGTTCCAGATGGGCTTTCTGATATTCATACCGTTCCTTGTTATCGACCTTGTAGTATCGTCGACGCTTATGGCGATGGGTATGATGATGCTGCCGCCGGCGATGATTTCGCTGCCGTTCAAGATAATACTTTTCGTGCTTGTAGACGGCTGGCAGCTGATGGTCGGAACGATCGTGAACTCGTATAATTTGTAG
- a CDS encoding response regulator: protein MDKKILLVDDAAFMRMLIRNTLTTNGYTNILEAADGEIAVSTYSAEKPDLVIMDITMPNKTGIEALKEIKAMDPGAKVVMCSAMGQEAMVVEAIKLGALDFIVKPFKAERILQTVKKILD, encoded by the coding sequence ATGGATAAGAAGATATTACTTGTAGACGATGCGGCATTCATGCGTATGCTTATCCGCAACACACTTACGACAAACGGCTACACAAATATACTTGAGGCGGCTGACGGCGAAATAGCGGTTTCGACATATTCCGCAGAGAAGCCCGACCTTGTTATAATGGACATAACAATGCCCAACAAGACCGGTATCGAGGCACTCAAGGAAATCAAGGCTATGGATCCCGGCGCAAAGGTCGTAATGTGCAGTGCTATGGGTCAGGAAGCTATGGTTGTCGAGGCTATCAAGCTCGGCGCACTTGACTTCATCGTAAAGCCGTTCAAGGCTGAGAGAATACTTCAGACCGTTAAGAAAATACTTGACTGA
- a CDS encoding flagellar hook-basal body protein: MNIAFYTGKTGLIAQQEGLNVYSNNIANVNTVGFKASRPSFADCIYTVQRNTEPDWQTGHGEYVHSTQLMYSEGVFTYTDNDLDFAIPTEEGFFAVMDKYGDVNYTRAGDFQMSQIGDHWELVSANGEFVLDYEGNHITVPFIEGTSKPDYEALTKMIGVYTFDNNFGLELLGSNKMTATERSGEAVADRSIDKIRMALERSNTDIAGDMVRIIETQRSYQMSARVVQTADELERITNNLRG; this comes from the coding sequence ATGAACATTGCATTCTACACGGGTAAGACGGGTCTTATTGCACAGCAGGAAGGACTTAACGTTTACTCAAACAACATTGCAAACGTGAATACGGTGGGCTTCAAGGCTTCCCGTCCGAGCTTTGCGGACTGTATCTACACGGTACAGAGAAATACGGAGCCTGACTGGCAGACGGGTCACGGCGAATATGTGCACAGCACTCAGCTAATGTACAGCGAGGGTGTATTTACATATACCGATAACGACCTTGACTTTGCCATACCGACAGAAGAAGGCTTCTTTGCGGTAATGGATAAGTACGGCGATGTAAACTACACAAGAGCGGGCGATTTCCAGATGTCGCAGATAGGCGACCACTGGGAGCTTGTAAGCGCAAACGGAGAATTTGTGCTTGACTATGAGGGAAACCACATTACAGTTCCCTTTATAGAAGGTACGAGCAAGCCGGACTATGAGGCGCTTACGAAAATGATAGGTGTGTACACATTCGACAACAACTTTGGACTCGAACTTCTCGGCAGTAACAAGATGACTGCTACAGAGAGGTCGGGAGAGGCGGTTGCCGACAGGAGTATCGACAAGATAAGAATGGCACTCGAACGCAGCAATACGGATATTGCTGGCGATATGGTACGCATTATCGAAACACAGCGTTCATACCAGATGAGCGCAAGGGTCGTACAGACAGCCGATGAACTGGAGCGTATAACCAATAACTTAAGGGGATAA
- the fliY gene encoding flagellar motor switch phosphatase FliY → MGKLTTLSGMQLDAIGEIMNISMGSAATAVSELLNAKVWITTPKVTVVQASELNYDRLEPAICVKIEYIKGLSGSNLMILKQDDVQLILNQLMGKPPVISPDFEFDELNISAVSEVMNQMMGASSTALSEFLGMGIDISTPTPYILSEINIADLQNYEQTDMVAAINFDLTIDGVIKSEFISVLDIDLAATLADRMIGGATSPEPIATEPAPAPAPAPQPVPQAEPVPQAATVQQAAPVQQATPMPQVAPVQQAAAPVPQATPMPQVAPVPQVAPVPQADMYAQQGYYGYPNPAMYGQPVQPVMQPQPAVNYRNAQLAQFENFEAPLGSEQKENLQLLMDVPLQISVEIGSTKKKIKDILEFSQGTIIELERQAGAPVDVMVNGNLIARGDVVVIDDNFAVRITEIVKSKFMDSLGKGE, encoded by the coding sequence ATGGGAAAACTGACCACTCTGTCGGGGATGCAGCTTGACGCTATCGGCGAGATAATGAATATCAGTATGGGAAGTGCGGCTACCGCAGTTTCTGAGCTGCTCAACGCCAAAGTGTGGATCACTACGCCGAAGGTAACCGTAGTTCAGGCATCAGAGCTTAACTACGACAGACTTGAACCTGCGATATGCGTAAAGATCGAGTACATAAAAGGGCTTTCCGGCTCAAATCTGATGATCTTAAAGCAGGACGATGTACAGCTGATACTTAATCAGCTTATGGGCAAGCCGCCCGTTATATCTCCTGATTTTGAGTTTGATGAGCTGAATATCAGTGCGGTAAGCGAAGTAATGAATCAGATGATGGGAGCTTCTTCGACGGCTCTGTCGGAATTTCTGGGTATGGGTATTGATATATCGACACCTACTCCGTACATTCTCAGCGAGATAAATATTGCCGACCTGCAGAATTATGAGCAGACGGATATGGTTGCCGCTATCAATTTTGACCTTACCATTGACGGTGTTATAAAATCGGAATTTATATCGGTGCTTGATATAGATCTTGCGGCAACGCTTGCCGACAGAATGATCGGCGGTGCGACATCTCCCGAACCGATTGCGACAGAACCTGCACCTGCACCTGCTCCGGCACCTCAGCCTGTTCCGCAGGCAGAACCTGTTCCGCAGGCGGCAACCGTTCAGCAAGCGGCTCCTGTTCAGCAGGCAACACCCATGCCGCAGGTAGCACCCGTTCAGCAGGCGGCGGCGCCTGTACCTCAGGCGACACCCATGCCACAGGTAGCACCTGTGCCGCAGGTAGCACCTGTGCCACAGGCGGATATGTATGCACAGCAGGGATACTACGGATACCCGAATCCTGCTATGTACGGTCAGCCGGTACAGCCTGTTATGCAGCCTCAGCCGGCGGTAAACTACCGTAATGCCCAGCTTGCACAGTTTGAGAACTTTGAAGCTCCGCTCGGCTCGGAACAGAAAGAAAACTTACAGCTCCTTATGGACGTACCGCTTCAGATTTCTGTCGAGATAGGCTCGACTAAGAAGAAAATCAAGGATATACTTGAGTTCTCACAGGGTACTATCATAGAGCTTGAAAGACAGGCAGGCGCACCCGTTGACGTTATGGTAAACGGAAACCTCATCGCAAGGGGCGACGTTGTTGTTATCGACGATAACTTTGCGGTAAGAATAACGGAAATAGTAAAATCGAAATTTATGGACAGCCTCGGTAAAGGCGAATAA
- the fliO gene encoding flagellar biosynthetic protein FliO, producing the protein MEYVQLVCALIGVLALIFLFFWVLRKVNKGILSVSGKRLKVLDRASLGGEKSVVVVSVAGKCMVLGVTAGRIDKIEDLSITEEEYMSELYPEGSGRQDNFFAAFSDAMAKNIKNMRGKKARRDEESDYGDEFPDVRKTDDGTNSDDKKF; encoded by the coding sequence ATGGAATACGTACAGCTTGTATGTGCGCTTATCGGCGTACTTGCACTGATTTTTCTGTTCTTCTGGGTACTGAGAAAGGTAAACAAGGGGATACTGAGCGTAAGCGGAAAACGGCTCAAGGTGCTTGACCGTGCCTCGCTCGGCGGTGAAAAATCGGTGGTTGTCGTGAGCGTTGCAGGAAAGTGTATGGTGCTTGGCGTGACTGCCGGCAGGATAGACAAGATCGAGGATCTGTCAATCACGGAAGAAGAATATATGTCTGAGCTTTATCCTGAGGGAAGCGGAAGGCAGGATAACTTCTTCGCCGCCTTCAGTGACGCAATGGCTAAAAACATAAAGAATATGAGAGGGAAGAAAGCCCGCCGTGACGAAGAATCGGATTACGGCGATGAGTTTCCCGATGTTCGCAAAACCGATGACGGAACAAATTCCGATGACAAAAAATTCTGA
- a CDS encoding FliA/WhiG family RNA polymerase sigma factor — MAVQSKERLNELLEKYRLTGDMNVRNEIVLMYMDLVKMIAVSMRNIYTGYAESDDIINEGVIALMAAIDGFDPEKNVKFETYAGIRIKGAVIDYLRKLDRVPRTLRKLSKQLDDNFARLNSELCRTPTDEELAESMNMTTAQLSKLMANTAGMITLSFEELLYEDNLDENISASSETADAKMYEREKKQVIADAVATLPEKEKQVVTMYYYERLKYSEIAKVMSITQSRVCQIHSKAMLTLKNKLESYIKG, encoded by the coding sequence ATGGCAGTGCAGAGCAAGGAGCGGCTGAACGAGCTTCTTGAAAAATACAGGCTGACAGGCGATATGAACGTCAGGAACGAAATCGTACTGATGTATATGGATCTTGTCAAAATGATAGCGGTATCAATGCGTAATATCTATACGGGATATGCGGAAAGCGACGATATTATAAACGAAGGCGTTATTGCGCTTATGGCGGCTATAGACGGCTTCGATCCCGAGAAGAATGTAAAATTCGAAACATACGCAGGTATCAGGATAAAGGGCGCTGTTATTGATTATCTGCGAAAGCTGGACAGAGTTCCGAGAACGCTCAGAAAGCTGTCGAAACAGCTTGATGATAATTTTGCAAGACTTAATTCAGAGCTGTGCCGTACTCCGACAGACGAGGAGCTTGCGGAGAGTATGAATATGACCACCGCACAGCTTTCAAAGCTGATGGCGAATACGGCAGGAATGATAACGCTGTCGTTTGAGGAGCTTTTATACGAGGATAATCTTGACGAAAATATTTCGGCATCAAGCGAAACGGCTGACGCAAAAATGTATGAGCGTGAAAAAAAGCAGGTGATAGCCGACGCTGTCGCTACGCTTCCCGAAAAGGAAAAGCAGGTAGTGACAATGTATTACTACGAAAGGCTGAAATACTCGGAGATTGCCAAGGTTATGAGCATTACGCAGTCAAGAGTATGCCAGATACATTCAAAGGCTATGCTGACGCTCAAAAACAAGCTGGAAAGCTATATAAAAGGCTGA